The region CCTGGAACACGCGCGCCGTATCGACTACAGTGTTGCCAATGATCGCGACGAACCCACCGCTGATGGCCTTACTGTACGCGTCCAAAGCCGCTGGATCGGGGCTACCGGAGGATGAGCTCGCAAAGCTAGACTGGAATTCTAGGAACGCCGGATGTGCCACGTCTCGGTTGAAATGCTCGGCTACCTGCCATTCCTCTTTCACGGCAACTAATGCTTGTTTGATTTCCTCTGGGGTTCTGAAATGGAAAGGCAGACGGAATTTCGACGCCGCTTCCTGGGAAATGATTCCGTCCTCGGCCAGGTCTTTTAGGCATCGGAATATAGACGGATACGCGCACTTAAGGCTGAGCTCTCCGTCTACCGGGAAGCTGAGAAGTAAATGGCCACCCACCCGTACCTCGTTATAGCGTGGACGAAGGAAGCGGAGGACATCTGCCAGGACTTCTGCTGATACATCCGCGTCAATTGGTAGCAGGTTACCGCTTGCCGGCTGAAGACGACTAATCCAATGTAGAGACGCGGTGGAGAAACCAATGTCAACGAACTCGTTGGGCACGACTTGTTCATAGTAGCTTTGGGGTGCCATCAGCGAAAAGACCTTTCTGGTGCTCTTGCTTTCCGGGTTTCGTAAGGCGCGGTCTATTGTGGATGATAAGCTGTTATAGTCGTTGGCTGGAGTGTCATTGAACACTATAGTGATAGCGCAGTCTTCCGGACATGCGTCAAGGGCTTTCTGAATCATACGGGACCTGTTAGGTCAGTAACGTTTCGAGGTGTTCAACTTTGGTGTTCAACTTTGGTGGCTTACGAGTTTGACCCCTCTGAACACCCATAGTCGGCAAGTGTCACCGATTTACCTAGCATATGTAAGTTTGCTATCCATCTGTACACCAAGGGCATAGGATTTCCAACCTTGAACGTCTGCAAGATCCACTAATCCACCACACGATTCTGCAACGAGGGCCTGGAGGCTAGAGTTCTTGTTATAAAACCCTCCTCCCACCATAGAGGTTCTCTCATTACTGCGGACTACCATGTTGCGTCAGTTAGAGGTGAGAAGAGAATTCAAAACCAAGTTTATCAATGGGGCCTTGGAAATCAATAAGCCCAGCTTGGGGAAGGTCGTATATTTCGGAGAGAACTCGGACCTTCATATGCGCGGAAGATCCGGATGGGGCGGTCTATAAATTTGAGCAAGACAAACTAGACTGCGCATTGAACcctcaacagtcaacagcTCCAAGCGTCAGCGTGTCACTGTCAGAAAGTGTGTGTGTGTGGAGACACGGGACGAGGAACGAACGGTGTGGGAAATGAACGGCCGGAGGAGGAAATAATAtggctggcagtggcaggctGGCAGCAGCTCGGTGCTCCAACTTGCCTAGGTTGGACATCGAGTCAGCCATCCGACTACCACTAGCACCCGGCTGCCAGGAAACCGGCTTCAATTGTGGGTAAGGATGGGGCGAGTAACTGGGGTGCAAGTGGTGCGATGTGCACCTAAGCCGTCGTCGCCCGGGCCAGAATTGGCTGCGAACAAGCTAGACCCTTTGGCGGGTGGCCCCGTTAACAGCCGGATTCGCGAACCGGCATCTGTGACCGTCAAGGATAATTTTAAGCGGCAGTGGTTAATAAAAACGAGAGAAGTGGATGGGAAACTCGCAAGATCATTTGGGTGTtgggtgttgactgttgactCTCTGAGAGCCCACATGCGCGGGTCGTGATACAAGTGGACCAAGCCAGCAAGGACAGAAGCACAGACGATGGATTCAAGGGAAGCAGACATGGGTTTCCAATTCGCGGCCGCCTGACATAGTCTGAATTAGACAAAGTTTCTTTGGAGGGATGAAGCGGCGAGCCTTCTTGGGCAAGGGCCGAACCGGCGTCGTGCATTGTTGACCGTTGAAAATCCCCCGCTCGGGTTTCAGAATTGCCGCTACTGATTCACTGAATGGCACTGGCAGTTGCGGGAATTCCGCAGGGATCCTGCAGGATCCACGCTTGCACCGGTGCTCTGGGTCTGGCAGCTGTCCAGAAGTACGTACGGCCTGTATTTTGACAGGGCATTTCTTTGTGTCAGTCTGTCAGAAGCCAAGCGGGGATGTCATCTCTACTTTGTCCAAATGTACCAAACACAAATATTGGAAATGCACAGTTTATTCTAACCGGGGTATTATATACAAAAATCTAACCGACATATCTCCAGTCGGCCACTTAAATACACGCACACTATAGCTTGGCTTTCTCGCTGAACCGAGGT is a window of Aspergillus puulaauensis MK2 DNA, chromosome 4, nearly complete sequence DNA encoding:
- a CDS encoding uncharacterized protein (COG:S;~EggNog:ENOG410PTXP;~InterPro:IPR029063,IPR005299,IPR042086;~go_function: GO:0008168 - methyltransferase activity [Evidence IEA]), whose translation is MVVRSNERTSMVGGGFYNKNSSLQALVAESCGGLVDLADVQGKSVTLADYGCSEGSNSSRMIQKALDACPEDCAITIVFNDTPANDYNSLSSTIDRALRNPESKSTRKVFSLMAPQSYYEQVVPNEFVDIGFSTASLHWISRLQPASGNLLPIDADVSAEVLADVLRFLRPRYNEVRVGGHLLLSFPVDGELSLKCAYPSIFRCLKDLAEDGIISQEAASKFRLPFHFRTPEEIKQALVAVKEEWQVAEHFNRDVAHPAFLEFQSSFASSSSGSPDPAALDAYSKAISGGFVAIIGNTVVDTARVFQDKTSTVAGHSAETIRSKMVEKLQQRLRKSDFWKTPLGNKYVFLKLRKI